A genomic window from Cydia amplana chromosome 3, ilCydAmpl1.1, whole genome shotgun sequence includes:
- the LOC134662877 gene encoding mediator of RNA polymerase II transcription subunit 7 — MSSETAQVSSLPLPPMQYINFYTDDNVRRNRAPLPPRPIHDSYSMFGHPFNADDTIIRSLESQGFRRLYPMHFDRRRELKKLNHSLLVNFLDLLDLLVHCPDSPKRAEKVEDLSLLFIHIHHLLNEFRPHQARETLRVMMELQKRQRVETTLRFQKHLDKVQDILQNALQGLPNQNEVESNFKVPVEILDQMTVGSGDGANSDPCYELDRLMCNVVDNMR; from the exons ATGTCGTCAGAAACAGCTCAAGTGAGCTCTTTGCCACTACCCCCTATGCAATACATTAATTTTTACACTGATGACAATGTAAGACGAAATAGGGCTCCTCTACCACCGAGGCCTATTCATGACTCGTACTCAATGTTTGGCCACCCCTTCAATGCTGATGATACAATTATAAGATCCCTGGAGAGTCAG GGCTTCAGAAGATTGTATCCAATGCATTTTGATAGAAGAAGAGAGTTGAAAAAATTGAACCACTCATTGCTAGTGAATTTCTTGGACTTGTTAGATCTGCTAGTTCACTGCCCTGATTCACCGAAGCGAGCAGAAAAGGTTGAAGACTTGAGTCTGTTGTTCATACACATACATCACCTGCTCAATGAGTTTAGGCCTCACCAGGCTCGGGAGACTTTGAGAGTTATGATGGAACTGCAAAAACGTCAAAGAGTGGAAACTACACTGAG ATTCCAGAAGCATTTAGACAAGGTCCAGGATATATTACAGAATGCTCTTCAAGGCTTGCCAAATCAGAATGAAGTCGAGTCTAATTTCAAAGTGCCTGTAGAAATTCTGGATCAAATGACTGTGGGCTCTGGTGACGGAGCTAATTCTGATCCCTGTTATGAACTTGATCGCCTTATGTGTAATGTTGTGGATAATATGAGATAG
- the LOC134662349 gene encoding apoptosis inhibitor 5 isoform X1, whose translation MSSDNIEKLYQNYGILADAKEDISKHEKEYTEILAAVKGSDKEKRLASQFIAKFFNSFPNLAEQAIEAQFDLCEDDDVAIRKQAIKDLPTLCKDHKEHTQRIADILAQLLQSDDATEINIVHNSLVTIVKSDPKGALVGLFSQIHQNTETEVVNEIVRERCIKFLATKVKQLGREIINKEVEEIIITECKKILEDVVAEEFEHIMDLLTWSRLGKTPAGKKELVQIVAALAFSPDDWHPEDTEHVERIIQCTQHALPLFSPQVDSTQFVNFFCDYVLPKWNEIASPEGGSDYKLELLKIFAEITEHCGDLEKPQKIDAVHDLLVNYLPEAPVEEEKTDTDKSDSSATQPEDSKPTPSLQFSHVECALFALHSLCRKAPEALGADAARLKALRLRLQYTARLTQGYIKKLKEVTKDKKGDDANSEENKLKVVALKTTSNINTLIRDIFRSPPSFKSRVQLSFLSKKTEKEVNKKNLYTPADKQSPPKRHRPITFDNGEEKSSPEKRARSGERSQKMYTPPSGKYSSRLNSGRFQGTPRGRGGYGRRDFRSNGAPFRKRSNY comes from the exons AAAACTGTATCAAAATTACGGTATTTTGGCCGACGCCAAAGAAGACATCTCCAAA caTGAAAAAGAGTACACGGAAATTTTAGCCGCTGTGAAAGGTTCAGATAAAGAGAAAAGATTAGCGTCACAATTCATTGCGAAATTCTTCAACAGCTTTCCTAACCTCGCAGAGCAAGCTATAGAAGCTCAATTTGACCTCTGCGAAGACGATGATGTGGCT ATACGCAAACAAGCCATTAAAGATTTGCCCACACTTTGCAAAGACCATAAAGAGCACACTCAAAGAATTGCCGATATCTTGGCACAACTCCTTCAATCTGACGATGCTACGGAGATCAATATCGTCCATAATTCTTTGGTAACAATAGTGAAGAGTGACCCTAAAGGTGCCTTAGTGGGACTCTTTTCCCAAATACACCAGAATACTGAAACAGAGGTGGTGAATGAAATCGTCCGAGAGAGATGCATCAAATTTTTGGCCACAAAAGTGAAACAGCTTGGAAGGGAGATTATAAACAAAGAAGTTGAAGAAATTATTATTACAGAATGCAAGAAAATACTTGAG GATGTGGTGGCAGAAGAGTTTGAACACATCATGGATCTCTTGACATGGTCAAGGCTTGGTAAAACCCCAGCAGGCAAGAAGGAGCTGGTGCAAATTGTGGCGGCATTAGCCTTTTCCCCTGATGATTGGCACCCTGAAGATACAGAACATGTTGAAAGAATCATACAATGTACTCAGCATGCATTGCCACTGTTCTCG CCTCAAGTGGATTCGACACAGTTTGTGAACTTCTTCTGTGACTATGTGCTACCGAAGTGGAATGAAATAGCTTCACCGGAAGGAGGGTCTGACTACAAGCTGGAGCTATTGAAGATATTTGCTGAAATTACTGAACATTGTGGAGATCTGGAGAAGCCCCAGAAGATTGATGCAGTTCATGACTTGCTTGTT AACTATTTACCTGAAGCGCCAGTTGAAGAAGAAAAGACAGATACAGATAAATCAGACAGTTCCGCGACCCAACCTGAAGACAGCAAGCCTACCCCGTCACTCCAATTCTCTCATGTGGAGTGTGCCTTGTTCGCCCTTCACTCTCTATGCCGGAAAGCACCAGAGGCACTCGGCGCTGATGCGGCGAGGCTAAAGGCGCTTCGCTTGCGTCTACAATATACAGCACGCTTAACTCAAGGATACATCAAAAAGTTGAAGGAAGTTactaag GATAAGAAAGGAGATGACGCTAATTCTGAAGAAAATAAGCTCAAGGTTGTAGCGTTGAAGACTACGTCCAACATCAATACATTGATCCGCGACATATTCAGATCCCCGCCGAGCTTCAAGAGCAGAGTGCAACTTTCCTTTTTGTCTAAAAAGACTGAAAAagaggtaaataaaaaaaacttat ACACCCCGGCAGACAAACAGTCACCACCTAAAAGACATAGACCAATCACGTTCGACAACGGTGAAGAAAAATCGTCACCGGAGAAGCGGGCGCGCAGCGGCGAACGAAGCCAAAAGATGTACACGCCTCCGTCTGGCAAATACAGCTCCCGCCTCAACAGCGGGCGCTTTCAGGGCACACCCCGGGGCCGCGGCGGCTACGGCCGGCGCGATTTCAGGAGCAATGGCGCGCCTTTCAGAAAGCGCAGCAATTATTAA
- the LOC134662349 gene encoding apoptosis inhibitor 5 isoform X2: MSSDNIEKLYQNYGILADAKEDISKHEKEYTEILAAVKGSDKEKRLASQFIAKFFNSFPNLAEQAIEAQFDLCEDDDVAIRKQAIKDLPTLCKDHKEHTQRIADILAQLLQSDDATEINIVHNSLVTIVKSDPKGALVGLFSQIHQNTETEVVNEIVRERCIKFLATKVKQLGREIINKEVEEIIITECKKILEDVVAEEFEHIMDLLTWSRLGKTPAGKKELVQIVAALAFSPDDWHPEDTEHVERIIQCTQHALPLFSPQVDSTQFVNFFCDYVLPKWNEIASPEGGSDYKLELLKIFAEITEHCGDLEKPQKIDAVHDLLVNYLPEAPVEEEKTDTDKSDSSATQPEDSKPTPSLQFSHVECALFALHSLCRKAPEALGADAARLKALRLRLQYTARLTQGYIKKLKEVTKDKKGDDANSEENKLKVVALKTTSNINTLIRDIFRSPPSFKSRVQLSFLSKKTEKEEKQSADTPADKQSPPKRHRPITFDNGEEKSSPEKRARSGERSQKMYTPPSGKYSSRLNSGRFQGTPRGRGGYGRRDFRSNGAPFRKRSNY; the protein is encoded by the exons AAAACTGTATCAAAATTACGGTATTTTGGCCGACGCCAAAGAAGACATCTCCAAA caTGAAAAAGAGTACACGGAAATTTTAGCCGCTGTGAAAGGTTCAGATAAAGAGAAAAGATTAGCGTCACAATTCATTGCGAAATTCTTCAACAGCTTTCCTAACCTCGCAGAGCAAGCTATAGAAGCTCAATTTGACCTCTGCGAAGACGATGATGTGGCT ATACGCAAACAAGCCATTAAAGATTTGCCCACACTTTGCAAAGACCATAAAGAGCACACTCAAAGAATTGCCGATATCTTGGCACAACTCCTTCAATCTGACGATGCTACGGAGATCAATATCGTCCATAATTCTTTGGTAACAATAGTGAAGAGTGACCCTAAAGGTGCCTTAGTGGGACTCTTTTCCCAAATACACCAGAATACTGAAACAGAGGTGGTGAATGAAATCGTCCGAGAGAGATGCATCAAATTTTTGGCCACAAAAGTGAAACAGCTTGGAAGGGAGATTATAAACAAAGAAGTTGAAGAAATTATTATTACAGAATGCAAGAAAATACTTGAG GATGTGGTGGCAGAAGAGTTTGAACACATCATGGATCTCTTGACATGGTCAAGGCTTGGTAAAACCCCAGCAGGCAAGAAGGAGCTGGTGCAAATTGTGGCGGCATTAGCCTTTTCCCCTGATGATTGGCACCCTGAAGATACAGAACATGTTGAAAGAATCATACAATGTACTCAGCATGCATTGCCACTGTTCTCG CCTCAAGTGGATTCGACACAGTTTGTGAACTTCTTCTGTGACTATGTGCTACCGAAGTGGAATGAAATAGCTTCACCGGAAGGAGGGTCTGACTACAAGCTGGAGCTATTGAAGATATTTGCTGAAATTACTGAACATTGTGGAGATCTGGAGAAGCCCCAGAAGATTGATGCAGTTCATGACTTGCTTGTT AACTATTTACCTGAAGCGCCAGTTGAAGAAGAAAAGACAGATACAGATAAATCAGACAGTTCCGCGACCCAACCTGAAGACAGCAAGCCTACCCCGTCACTCCAATTCTCTCATGTGGAGTGTGCCTTGTTCGCCCTTCACTCTCTATGCCGGAAAGCACCAGAGGCACTCGGCGCTGATGCGGCGAGGCTAAAGGCGCTTCGCTTGCGTCTACAATATACAGCACGCTTAACTCAAGGATACATCAAAAAGTTGAAGGAAGTTactaag GATAAGAAAGGAGATGACGCTAATTCTGAAGAAAATAAGCTCAAGGTTGTAGCGTTGAAGACTACGTCCAACATCAATACATTGATCCGCGACATATTCAGATCCCCGCCGAGCTTCAAGAGCAGAGTGCAACTTTCCTTTTTGTCTAAAAAGACTGAAAAagag GAAAAACAGTCAGCAGACACCCCGGCAGACAAACAGTCACCACCTAAAAGACATAGACCAATCACGTTCGACAACGGTGAAGAAAAATCGTCACCGGAGAAGCGGGCGCGCAGCGGCGAACGAAGCCAAAAGATGTACACGCCTCCGTCTGGCAAATACAGCTCCCGCCTCAACAGCGGGCGCTTTCAGGGCACACCCCGGGGCCGCGGCGGCTACGGCCGGCGCGATTTCAGGAGCAATGGCGCGCCTTTCAGAAAGCGCAGCAATTATTAA